Genomic segment of Siniperca chuatsi isolate FFG_IHB_CAS linkage group LG16, ASM2008510v1, whole genome shotgun sequence:
TCCCATTTTTGTGCTTGTGCATCTAAATGCCATATCCTGAATATGATCAAAACTGGGATAAGCCTCATCATAACCGGGATACTTAAGTCCATGTAAACACACTTAATGTCTCATATTCGATTTCTATGTGTGTTAAATACATGAAggataaaaaaagacagtttaaaggTTGTTGAAATAAACCTTTGTCTGACATAAGCAAGCTGATTCCCACTGCTTCATTATGCTACAGCAGACTAACTGTTTCATGGAGACATTTTTGACTTCTTTTGtggtaggaaaagcacagtaCACTAGGCTTGGGCCGATTGTCAATTTAATTGACAACTGACGATGGATTGAATCAATCGGCAATGCCTATCTAACTGCCAATGTTCTacgattaaaaaaaataaataaaaatttgggCCAGAAAAACCCTGTCATGGTGAATTCTaaggtgtgtgtacatgtacatacataaataaaccaCTATTTGTCTATTACATgctgtgtttcattttaaacacagcATAGGCTGTTTGCAGCCTAAACATTGTACAATTTCCTAACTACCATTTTCCAAAGCGTAGACAAGTTATCACAATCATTTCCTCACTTTCCCAGCAGCTAttagtttccattcattttgcAAAATTTTGCCAATCAAGCAgacattattttaaacatgcTTGAGATAGGTGATCCACTACCACTACCTGTCAAAGATATGTTATCACGTAGTAATGCAGATGAAAGAAGTGATAGTTTAGCAATCTTTCTTATTTGTGTGTTGACATTCAAGTTGTACAAGTTTGCTGTCAACAGGCAATGCATTTACATGCAAACCAGTTGGGAAAGTCTGAAGACAAATTGCATTTGGTAGTCTGGGATATTTTCCTACgaacaaaaccacaaaccaatATGGCCTGGAAGCTTACACAATcagccttaaaaaaaaacatatggtacgctttgaaaaaaaaaatagtcgGCAATAGTGTGAAGTGATGCATTTTAGTCAGTGTTAAGAAAACCTGTAAAAATGCTGTATGCTTTTTTAGTTTCCAGGATCCAGGTTATAATGTTTTGCTGGGATCTGTACAAAAAATGCCTGCTGACACACAAGCaccaaagctgaaaaaaaatgcagcttgCAATAGAGTTACAGTGTTTGCAGTTGCTTGATTgatgacaaaaatacatttctacaaAAGCATGTACTTGGTACCCTTGTGTGTACACAATCACACCAACAGAAAAAATGATTACTGTGGTGAATCATGGTGACAGCCCTTTGGTCAACAAAGAGATTGGAGAAAGTTTAATATGGAATCTCATTTCCACCTCAAACATCTGGCCTTTCTGGAGATTTCAAATTCTTTCAAAATGTACTGTGTGTAAGAAGCGGGTGGGTGAGTATGCAGCTATTCAGAGATTTAGAGCAAGTGAAATAGTTTGTAGTAGAGGGAAGAGACTGAAAGGCTCAGAGTAGCTGACAATCAAAGTAAGCTTACCAGCTTAGATAAGTGAAGGACAGGCAAAATGGACCTTGAAATATCAGCAGCAAATTATTTCTTTTGGTTCATGCTCGCACAGAGCCTTTGGTGTTGAACCAacaacaaactaaaacaaaaatcaaatgcCAAATGTACACAAATTGTTTATTCTAATATCATTTAGaatgtgttgttattttatgtattaactGTATTTTCCAGGGACTTTTGGTTTCTAACAATCTGGCTCGGTAAATGCAAGACTGTACCTTAGTCTACTGCATACGTATGAACCCATAAGTGTGTTTTAGGCTTTTCTCAAAAACTTTAAATATTCCCTGGATGTATTAAAACATGGCTTGAAAAAGGGTGACATGTGAATTGATTTGAGACATCCTCCAGTGGGAATCTTATCTTACCTCGTCACAGTCACCCTCCACCATGGCATAGATGGCCTTCTTCACCAGATTAGTACCTGACACAGAAGAGTCTAAGTCAGTGACGGCacgcaaataaacaaaacacaaaccttTAAGAAAAGAACACTtggtttttctatttttctggctTGACTTCCGATAGCATAAGAAAGGCAAATGGTGAACAATGCCGCTTAAATTTAAAGTATAGTGTTACACATTAACTGAGAGTGTATAACTTATCTAAATATCACATTTGCATAAAGATATTTGGTTGTCAAAGAAAGCACAAAAGACGCTGTTGTGCAACTTGGTCTCGGCTCCACATTATGAAACAACAGAGTCGAGATCTCACCGATGCTTTTCCTTCTGTGTTTCGAGTCCACGGCCAGCATGGCGATGTAGCCACGGCGGAACATCTTCTTGTGCATGTCAAGTTTACATACGATGGCTCCgacacactcctgctccaccatggcctgtgacacacacacacacacacaatagttAGGTCCTCTGAGTGTGGGATGGCTGCTGAAAGCCTAGCAACAGTTCCTGTACAGTTCCTGTCATCCTGCCAGCTCTCtgagctgacctctgacctttatTTCATGGAACTTCCTCTTATGTCACATGTGGCGTTCCAGACAAACTGGAACTGGGAAGTTTATGACCTTGGGGCTTAGAggataaacaaagaaaagacagtgTTTATCAAAGTAGAAAACCCTTACTAGACACTGTAGGTGCAAGAGAAAACACCTACTTTAGTCACATTACTCTCTTCTAAAACTGGAAAGTAAGGGTTTTAAAACTTTGCTTGCTACTAAATACCTGTACACATATGACCCTTACATCAGTGATGAACTAAAAGGGATATGTTATGTCAGTTCAATTTTTCTTGATTGGACAGCTATTAATTCAGACTGAAATCCACAAAAATGAACAAGGATGAAGGCTTTGTGATAGACTAGTGGGTGTTGTAGCTCTGTCAACAGATACAATACAAACTCCAAACCAATGTGCTATCAGtgagacatatatatatatgcttgtTTAATCTGAGTGTGTTTATTCTCAGTACATTTCAGCACTCTGTATGGCTGCCTTTGATACACACTGACAGGTGATGGAAAGCTATAAGCATGCAGTCACACCCAGCCCCAACAATGGTAAGCAGCTTCAGGTAACCGAAGTCCATGGAGGGTAGCTCACACtttattttgacttgatgaaCAAAGATAAAGAGTGAATACGAGCATTTTCTTCACATTGAGATGGTTTCCGTAGCATACTCACCAGAAAGCAGAGCTGCGGCCAGTTGTGGATGAAGTACCTGTACGTGTAAATTGAATAAGGCTCAGACAAGTCCTTGGTGATCAGTCTCATGATCCACGGCATCTGCAGCTCGGATTCATAGCGGACATAGCGGATGCCGTGGCTATCCTCTTCCGCTTGGCCGGGAGAGCTGCTCAGGTCGAGCCGGGCCAGCTCCGCGGCTGGTGGCTGCTGCGGGTCAGCTGAACTCTCCTCTTCGCCGGGCCCGGCAGCGTCCGGCGGCTCGTCGCTCGGCGGTCTCGGGGGCTCCGTGTGGTCAAACTCCTCTTTCCCTTCGTCCCCGGGGTGGGCCGCCTCAGTTCTTGTGAAACTCGGCATCCCGTTCATGCTATTGTTAACCAAAGGAGAGTGACTGCCGTTTTCGGAGAAGGGGCTGTGGCCTTCGTGTTGGCAATGCTCACTATTGTTTCTAGCGGCTGGAGCCCCCTCattgctgccgctgctgctgctgtcacagtTGTCCACGGACGGTCTGGGATTGTCAGGCCGGTTTCCTGTGTGTTGGTGGCTGTCAGCGTTCTCCGAAGGGCTGACCAAGCCgtttagctgctgctgctctcggGCTTGCATTTTGAGGTGCAGTGCCGCCGGGCTAGCTCGCGCTAGcatgtttttctgcttcttcttaaCCGACGTTTTGACTTCGCTTACCGGCTGCGACTTCGTCCCCGTATCGGCGGGTACACAGTCCTCCCTATGGCAGGCCGGCTCTCCGTCTTCCCCCGCCGGGTCTGCGCTCCCAGCACCGGGGAAAGTAGGAATTTCAGCCGGGGATGCAGTCAGTGCGCTACTAGGCCCAGGCGGCACTGTGGCCATCCCACCGCATTAAGGTGGAGATTCACGCTTGGAAAACGCTGAACACAATCTCATCCACAAGGCGGAGGGAAATACAATCAATGTACAAGTTTGCTGACCGAATATTACATAAATCCAGGGGTTTTTGAGGCGATAACGTATCCGCTGGCGACGTTAGTCGCTGCTTTCTCCTCGATTTCCCTGCTGCCGCAAAGTGCTGTCGCAGCAGACAGAGACGTTTTACGACAGTGGTGAAACGCATGACAGATGCAGGTTTTTTTCAGACACCAAGGCCAACCACATACCGTAATTAgctttccatttaaataaagtaaTGTACCTCTCTTCAGtcgttttagttttattaacTTATTTGCATTTCCTCCTCTATCTAACAACATGCAATAGAGGATTATAATAAGAAAAAAGCACACAAAAGCAAGGACAACTGGACACATTGGAGCGGGGTCAcgataaaaataaagatttttaaattGATGTATAGTTTGATTTTCTTTCCCCCTCAACATATTCCTCTATTTGAAACCCTGAAAAAAGTGGCACAATCTCAAACACGTGTGGTCTGTTTTTCACTTCTTTACTcagtaaaatgataaaattgtTGATAAAAGGAGACGCGATTAATTTTAGTTCTGTTGGAAGATTGTTTTATGCAGAGACTTTCTTCTCACagtttgcatttcattttgtaCTTATTAGACCTAAATATCATCGGACCGTACgtattttaatttgtattatAGCCTCATATATGTTGGACCACTTTAAACTGTGAAACTGTCTCAACGATGAAAGTGTCAAATGTGATTTAGGAAGTTGTTGTACTGAAAGGTTCACAACCCTTTAAGTTCAAGAACTGTTGACTTGTCCACTTTCTTACCAGCAGAGGACGCCAAGTTGAGGATATATTTggatggatacatttttttcctttgaaaCAGCAACAATGCAGTTTATCCAGTAGATGTCACCAGTAGATCAGTTTCGTTGGCCTTTATAATTTCAGTTTTCTGGGTAGAAAACGTACAAGTTTGTTCTGAGGTATGTGCACTTATCTTCCCTATGTTTGATCACATGattacattattactactaGACAGTGTACAGAGACGGAGTCAACCGCACTCCAGTGTTCACAAGGTTTCTGACAAAATCACTGTAGTAACCCAAGTTTTTCCCTCCACATCATGGCACAGCGTGGATGTTGATTTGAAgcaactgaaaacaacaaacaaattgaCATGcttaaagttttaaaatctttaacTCTGGCATACTTGCTCAGTATGTGTAGTGTGATTTTGACCTTGGATGATGGACTCAGTGAACAGCAGAGGCTCTGAGGTTTAGGCTCTGACTGCCATCACTCAGATTGATGTGAAGCAGGAAAACCTTTTGGACCTCAAGTCTCCAGCTGCCCTAAACATGCTAATATCTCTGAAGTAAGATGGCAATGCCTACTGAAAGATCATATTATGGAATGATAATCATCATAACACATACCTGTGTTTCAAAAGATCGTTTTTTGGAATTAGctatttattatcaattaaattgtccattaaaatcaaaatgtatttatttcagacACTTGTTTCGCAGCATGGTAGCCAAAGGCAGTACTGGTAAGTTGttaataattttctgtttttataaatcTTTCCCCAAAACTCCATTTAACTCAGTGTTGGTTTTCATCTACATTTGAAAACAGaagatgaaagaagaagaatgtccTTTTTCTGTTTATCCTATAccttaaaaaacataaacatgaaaaaaacataaataaaccaaactaaagacattttttatttatcagagatatgtctgtctgtgttcctATAGCTGCACAGTGTGCTTACTTCTCCCTGAAATATGGGGAGCTTTcctgtaaatggaaaaaaaggtgGAAATGTATGGTGAATATTTTGGAGGACATTGaggacaatgaaaaaaaaaccctgtcaGATTTGATGTGTAAATCATGCAACTCAAGTCAGACTTGTGTTGTAGTATCCtcaaagacagagacagcagactTACTTTAGTCCAAGTCTATCTGCAATATGGCGTCACCCATCCTAGGTGGCAGTGTTGCTCTATCATGCCTTCAAGCACGTCTATGTACTCAGAGGTGGCTCACTATTTGGAAAAGACGTGCAAACTTTCAAGTCCAACAGTGCTACCTTATTTCCTATACATAGCAAGAGGAAACAAGATGCTTCTATTGAGCCATAGTTCGTATTACTTCATGTaaacatagatagatagatagattgatgATAGATAGATGTAAAAAGTGATGTCTTTATTAAGCTCTGACATGGTAAGAGAGATGCTAAGAGAGATATCTTCTCCTCTTGCCTAAATTCCCCTTCTCTTTGTCCTACATTCAACTACCATGAACATGTGTGCTTGATATGTGGAAAGAGGGAGagtcatattttgtttgtagataTATGTCACAGACAGAGACGGAGAGATAGACAGGGAAAGAGACGGCCCTTTGAAAGCTAAGCCTTGGGGCTGAGAACTCTCTGAAGAGCTGGAATCAGACATGCACAATCAGTTCCCCTCTTCAAATCTCCTTTACAGGCCTATCTACTTGAACAGGCTTCTCTTAATTACTTTCTCTATCACTTAGCGAGCTGTGCCTGGGACTAGGAGCAGCAGCGTCTTGCCAGAGACACTTGGCTGGTTTGAACCCATATTTATATATCTTCTTTCTCACAATCCTGTCCCGTACGTTCCTTttctcccccttcctcctcctcctcctcctcctcctcctcctcctcctcctcctcctttttttcaCTCCTGCTTTCATTCTACACTGCTCTTGTCTCTCTGTGGCTCTCCCCATCCTGTCTCTACCCTTTTCCAAATATCTCCAGGGTGTCAGTTGCGTCATGTGACTGGTGTGCTTGTGATTACAGCAGTTGGCAACCATACTCATCTATGAGGAAGAACCCAAAATACCTTGAATAACGGCAGCATGTACAGAGGTATAAGGTCAGCAGAGAGTGGCAACATGCTCAGGACAACACAGGCTGACAGTGACACCCAAATACCCTCCTCCTTCGAATCTCTCGCCccgtctttctgtctgtctgaaacgGTCTCAGGGACTGGAGGCCAACTTTTGGACCCCCCTACCCCCTCTCCTACTTCTGCCTGTCACGTTGGCTCACTCTCCTCACTCCGCTCACTTCCCTGTGTCCTCCTTctcattcttctttttttattttttctgtctggcGTCTGGTCCACTAGAGCTGTATTTAATTAGTTTCTGTCGGGTTAATTAGGGGCTAAAGTTAGGGGGTCGGACCAGAACAAAAGCGGGTCAGGCTGGACGGATGCAGGTGCTCCGGTGTGGTTGCCAGATTCCACCGTTCAGATTAAGATGGCTGCAAACTGTCTGGAGTattggggagagagagagccactAGTGAATCGCAGGGGAGAAGGTTTTCCACCACATATGGGATGGCAGCTCCTTATACGCTGCATGGTGGCATCATTGTACTTATCATTTGATACACTTCAACATCTTTTCATGGCATTCTCCAAAAGAAACCACCTTATATTCACAGGATTTCAGCTTGCTTTCATGCATTTTCCCTCTCATATTACACTGGCACACATCACACAGAGCTAATCTAATGTATGGTGTGTGATATCTTTGCCAGTCTGTTTCCCTGTTGCCATACAAGGTGCTGTGTTGTATGTTCTCATTCATATCGCTCCCTGCACTCAGTCTCTTTTTTCATCTACGTGTGGCAGCTATACCCTTTTCCTTTTGCTTTGTCGGTTGGCTGTGtataatgaaaaacatgtgaGGAGGACATCAAATGACCAATCCAGACAAGTGAAGTATACATAAAATGGGCAATTCAAGCCTGTGAAGTGTACATCTGTTGTTTAAATGCAGTGATCACGTAAATGAAACGAATGAAAACAGCAGATGTGAGTCTCGAAAAGCTTCAGGCTGCAGCACTTTGAAGGTTAACTGTTTACTTATTGTACTTTTGGCATGTATTCactattttaaaacatattaaagtGGCCAAATGGAGCTGTTTTAATAGATGTATGTCAAATATGCACTTAGATACAGACTTATATGTGTAACTTTGATTACAGAGAAGAGCGAGAAGAGCCAAAAGAGACACAATTTGACCTTTTCTTTTATCCTGTGGAGATGAAGAGGGACCAGATGAACTGATatgaggggagaggagaggagaggaggagagagagggcaTCTCTGGCATGGCTGGAGACCCTCAGTGTGTGAGGGTCCTGGGGCCCTTTAGACAGGCGCCAGCCCAGCAGGGAAGCAGAGACAATCACGCAGCACCAGATTCAATgcacagagatggagggatggagggagatgAGGAGACACAGAGGGGAGGGTTGATGGGGGGGACAAAGAGCACAGTTGAGAAAGGTGGTGGATATgacaaggagaagaggagacaggTCCAGGTAAAAATGGAAAGAGCTGCGGAATAAAAGAGTTGaaaagagatggatggagagggagaaaacgACGGTGTGGATCaagaggaggtgagaggagaaggAGTAAATGGAAGAAAGAGCAAGCTAGAGAGAGATAGCATATATTCCCTCTGTAACAGTCTTTATCACCAGCCCAGATCGTGGCGTATGAACAGTGATCCAAGTCAACCATCTGCTGAGGCTAGATAAGCCTGGGAGAGCTGGGTATTGAGCTGTCACTCAGGGAGGAgtgcagaaaaagaaagagaggaggggagagaggaacagaagagaaataaagacggagagggagagagatcgGGGGGGTTAGCGCAAGGTAGGAAAATTCAAAGGAAAAGATTTGCGCAGACTGGAAAGCATCCGTCTTGTTAGAGAAAGACTTAACATCAAATAGATGTCCAGCCCTGTCCTGCCTAATCTTGAAATAATCCTTCAGCTAATGAGAAGAACAATAAAACGAGGCTATTTATTggtttatatttttgtcaacccacagacacatatacacacactcgtgcacggacacacacatccactcacATCATCCACTCCTAATCACGCTACTGATGACATgaggctgtttgttttctgtcactaACACGTATTCATACATTTCGCCACAGCCAGTTATGAGTACAAAATTAGGCTGTTCTTCAAATAACTGTACaattcacaacacacacacacacacacacacacacacacacacattataatggccaaaaaaactGTGTGTAGGGGGGGTTGTCTCAGTTGATTAGACACCTCTACTGGTGTTGAGAATCCCCAGAGTGGAAGATGGGTTACTAGTTGATTAAGCCTATGTGTAGGTGATTAAGTTCAATCCCACTTAAACATACCCCCCTAAACCACTTACTGCATAACTATGAATGACATTATtatcctgtatgtgtgtgagaaacagagagaaagtgggaaaaagttttaacatttaatagtgGGTGATTTGTGTCATCATTCacctgattttgtgtttttaagatgtACATACAATCCCAGCTACATttttggatgtgtgtttgtgtttatagtgTGATACTGTGGTAGTACGGGGGCGTGAATTAAGGCCGGGAGGGGGGTCAGGCCTGGGAGTGGGGGTTAGGAGGGGATTAGCCGAGGCCAGTTGGATCATTTTACAGCCGGAGGACCCCCCCTCACCCTCTGCAGTCTCCTGGACAATGAGGATTAAACTCCTCTTGTTCCTCAACTCCGAAAAACGGCAGGACGACAAAGACACTATTCCTTCTGGGTCCCCTGGCTGTGGCTGGGAGCTGaactgaggagaggagggaggaaaggagggaaggaggcaGGGGGAGGCAGGGGGTCCATCATAAAATTAATCCCTTCACAGTTTCCTCTGGGTGCAAAGTGAGATATGAGGCAGACATGTCTAATGAAACGTTACAGTCATCTAAGGGCACAGCGATAAAAGCATATATTAAACTAATGGAGCTCGTCATTAGTGCCTCTATTAAGCGGATCGAGAGGGTTGTGCTCTCCTTTGGTGATCAGCACGGAAGATTAATCACTACCAATAAAACTCCACCTTCCCACATTCTCCTATTTCAGTGCTCGTACAATAGTCGTACGGCAATATTTTAGCTCACTTACCCATAAT
This window contains:
- the naa30 gene encoding N-alpha-acetyltransferase 30, producing the protein MATVPPGPSSALTASPAEIPTFPGAGSADPAGEDGEPACHREDCVPADTGTKSQPVSEVKTSVKKKQKNMLARASPAALHLKMQAREQQQLNGLVSPSENADSHQHTGNRPDNPRPSVDNCDSSSSGSNEGAPAARNNSEHCQHEGHSPFSENGSHSPLVNNSMNGMPSFTRTEAAHPGDEGKEEFDHTEPPRPPSDEPPDAAGPGEEESSADPQQPPAAELARLDLSSSPGQAEEDSHGIRYVRYESELQMPWIMRLITKDLSEPYSIYTYRYFIHNWPQLCFLAMVEQECVGAIVCKLDMHKKMFRRGYIAMLAVDSKHRRKSIGTNLVKKAIYAMVEGDCDEVVLETEITNKSALKLYENLGFVRDKRLFRYYLNGVDALRLKLWLR